A genomic stretch from Xiphophorus maculatus strain JP 163 A chromosome 16, X_maculatus-5.0-male, whole genome shotgun sequence includes:
- the LOC102230589 gene encoding homeobox even-skipped homolog protein 1-like — translation MTYPLTALRLGLTWKKLNIPDTNKHHDQSLSRSGAVRVGEADAADPVAEGRQTAVRGAVVTPDSSPEQQQGSLDPSRRHRTAFTRDQVSRLEQEYRNESYVSRARRCELAAALNLPETTIKVWFQNRRMKDKRQRHSLPWSHPLINPLGTLLMGHASPSSNLIYPFSTSQLPHLPFQHYCPLTFSSMINGPHSALMKQPERFSLSQQHNKPGEGPPTAVLVYPSPGVMHHHVSSHCSFCPQWGQQDLHKVQWEMKGLSHANNSAAKKQTGSLQQREEKV, via the exons ATGACTTATCCTCTTACAGCCTTAAGACTGGGCTTGACTTGGAAAAAGCTGAACATCcctgacacaaacaaacatcacGACCAGTCATTGTCACGAAGCGGTGCggtgagggttggtgaggcagacgcagcggacccag TGGCGGAAGGCAGACAGACAGCAGTCCGGGGTGCTGTGGTCACCCCGGACAGCAGCCCGGAGCAACAGCAGGGCTCGCTGGACCCCAGTAGGCGGCACCGGACGGCCTTCACCCGGGATCAGGTGTCCCGACTGGAGCAGGAGTACCGCAATGAGAGTTATGTGTCCCGGGCTCGGCGCTGCGAGCTGGCCGCAGCACTCAACCTTCCAGAGACTACGATAAAG gTGTGGTTCCAGAACAGGCGTATGAAGGACAAACGTCAGAGGCACTCCTTACCTTGGTCTCACCCACTCATCAACCCACTGGGCACACTGCTGATGGGTCATGCTTCTCCATCTTCTAACCTGATTTACCCGTTTTCCACATCCCAACTGCCCCACCTACCTTTTCAGCACTACTGTCCACTGACTTTTTCCAGTATGATAAATGGTCCACACAGTGCACTAATGAAGCAGCCAGAGCGTTTCTCCCTTTCCCAACAACACAACAAGCCTGGGGAGGGGCCTCCAACAGCAGTACTTGTTTATCCCTCTCCTGGCGTCATGCACCATCATGTCTCAAGTCATTGCTCCTTTTGCCCTCAGTGGGGACAACAAGATCTTCATAAGGTCCAGTGGGAAATGAAGGGACTGAGCCATGCCAACAACTCTGCAGCCAAAAAACAGACTGGTTCCCTGCAACAGAGGGAAGAAAAAGTGTGA